A genomic region of Miscanthus floridulus cultivar M001 chromosome 3, ASM1932011v1, whole genome shotgun sequence contains the following coding sequences:
- the LOC136546891 gene encoding aspartic proteinase nepenthesin-1-like: protein MPSPTQMASLAILVSLVCAALASDAAAVRVELTRIHADPSVTASQFVRDALRRDMHRQLAASSSDGTVSAPTQISPTPGEYLMTLAIGTPPLSYQAIADTGSDLIWTQCAPCSSQCFQQPTPMYNPSSSTTFGVLPCNSSLSLCAAALSGTTPPPGCTCMYNQTYGSGWTFVFQGSETFTFGSSTPADQARVPGIAFGCSNASGGFNTSSASGLVGLGRGSLSLVSQLGVPKFSYCLTPYQDTNSTSTLLLGPSASLNDTGVSSTPFVAGPSSEPMSTYYYLNLTGISLGTTALSIPPNALSLKADGTGGFIIDSGTTITLLGNTAYQQVRAAVVSLVTLATTDGSAATGLDLCFELPSSTSSPPAMPSMTLHFDGADMVLPAESYMMSDSGLWCLAMQNQTDGGLSILGNYQQQNMHILYDVGQETLSFAPAKCSTL from the coding sequence ATGCCATCACCGACGCAAATGGCTTCGCTCGCCATTCTCGTTTCCCTCGTGTGCGCAGCGCTTGCCTCCGATGCCGCGGCCGTCCGCGTGGAGCTCACGCGCATCCACGCCGACCCCAGCGTGACCGCGTCCCAGTTCGTCCGCGACGCCCTGCGCCGCGACATGCACCGGCAGCTAGCTGCGTCGTCGTCCGACGGCACGGTGTCCGCGCCGACCCAGATCTCGCCCACCCCCGGGGAGTACCTGATGACGCTGGCCATCGGCACGCCGCCGCTGTCCTACCAGGCCATCGCCGACACGGGCAGCGACCTCATCTGGACGCAGTGCGCGCCCTGCAGCTCCCAGTGCTTCCAGCAGCCGACACCGATGTACAACCCGTCCAGCTCCACCACGTTCGGCGTGCTCCCGTGCAACAGCTCGCTGAGCCTGTGCGCGGCGGCGCTGTCCGGGACGACCCCGCCGCCCGGGTGCACCTGCATGTACAACCAGACGTACGGCAGCGGCTGGACGTTTGTCTTTCAGGGGTCCGAGACGTTCACGTTCGGGTCGTCCACGCCGGCCGATCAGGCCCGCGTCCCGGGCATCGCCTTCGGATGCAGCAACGCGAGCGGCGGCTTCAACACCTCGTCGGCGTCCGGCCTCGTCGGGCTGGGCAGGGGGAGCCTGTCGCTCGTCTCCCAGCTCGGTGTCCCCAAGTTCTCCTACTGCCTCACGCCGTACCAGGACACCAACAGCACCAGCACGCTCCTCCTCGGGCCGTCGGCGTCGCTCAACGACACCGGCGTAAGCTCCACGCCTTTCGTCGCCGGCCCTTCCAGTGAGCCCATGAGCACCTACTACTATCTCAACCTCACCGGCATATCCCTCGGCACGACGGCACTGTCCATCCCGCCCAACGCCCTCTCGCTGAAGGCAGACGGCACCGGCGGCTTCATCATCGACTCTGGCACCACCATCACATTACTGGGAAACACGGCGTACCAGCAGGTCCGCGCCGCGGTCGTCTCCCTGGTGACGCTGGCCACGACAGACGGGTCGGCAGCCACGGGGCTCGACCTGTGCTTCGAGCTGCCGTCCTCAACGTCGTCGCCGCCGGCCATGCCGAGCATGACGCTCCACTTCGACGGCGCGGACATGGTGCTCCCGGCGGAGAGCTACATGATGTCGGACTCCGGCTTGTGGTGCCTGGCCATGCAGAACCAGACCGACGGCGGGTTAAGCATTCTCGGCAACTACCAGCAGCAGAACATGCACATCCTCTACGACGTTGGGCAGGAGACATTGTCGTTTGCTCCGGCCAAGTGCAGCACGCTCTGA
- the LOC136546890 gene encoding aspartic proteinase nepenthesin-1-like yields the protein MSSSTSQMASLAVLVFLVVCATLASGAASVRVGLTRIHSDPDITAPEFVRDALRRDMHRQQSRFSGRELAESDGTTVSARTRKDLPNGGEYLMTLAIGTPPLSYPAIADTGSDLIWTQCAPCAAQCFAQPAPLYNPASSTTFGVLPCNSSLSMCAGALAGAPPPPGCACMYNQTYGTGWTAGVQGSETFTFGSAAADQARVPGIAFGCSNASSSDWNGSAGLVGLGRGSLSLVSQLGAGRFSYCLTPFQDTNSTGTLLLGPSAALNGTGVRSTPFVASPAKAPMSTYYYLNLTGISLGAKALSISPNAFSLKADGTGGLIIDSGTTITSLVNAAYQQVRAAVQSLVTLPTTDGSDSTGLDLCYALPTPTSAPPAMPSMTLHFDGADMVLPADSYMISGSGVWCLAMRNQTDGAMSTFGNYQQQNMHILYDVRKEMLSFAPAKCSTL from the coding sequence ATGTCGTCATCCACTTCACAAATGGCGTCGCTCGCCGTGCTCGTCTTCCTGGTGGTCTGCGCAACGCTTGCCTCCGGCGCCGCCAGCGTCCGCGTTGGGCTCACGCGCATCCACTCCGACCCCGACATTACCGCGCCCGAGTTCGTGCGCGACGCACTGCGACGCGACATGCACCGGCAGCAGTCCCGATTCAGCGGCCGCGAGCTCGCGGAGTCCGACGGCACCACGGTGTCCGCGCGCACCCGCAAGGACCTGCCCAACGGCGGGGAGTACCTGATGACGCTGGCCATCGGCACGCCGCCGCTGTCGTACCCGGCCATCGCCGACACGGGCAGCGACCTCATCTGGACGCAGTGCGCGCCCTGCGCAGCCCAGTGCTTCGCGCAGCCGGCGCCGCTGTACAACCCGGCGAGCTCCACCACGTTCGGCGTGCTCCCGTGCAACAGCTCCCTGAGCATGTGCGCGGGGGCGCTGGcgggggcgccgccgccgcccgggtgCGCCTGCATGTACAACCAGACGTACGGCACCGGGTGGACGGCGGGCGTGCAGGGCTCCGAGACCTTCACCTTCGGCTCGGCGGCCGCCGACCAGGCCCGCGTCCCCGGCATCGCCTTCGGCTGCAGCAACGCCAGCAGCAGCGACTGGAACGGCTCGGCGGGGCTCGTCGGCCTGGGCAGGGGCAGCCTGTCGCTCGTGTCGCAGCTCGGCGCCGGCAGGTTCTCCTACTGCCTCACGCCGTTCCAGGACACTAACAGCACCGGCACGCTCCTCCTCGGCCCGTCGGCGGCGCTCAACGGCACCGGCGTCCGCTCCACGCCGTTCGTCGCTAGCCCGGCCAAGGCGCCCATGAGCACCTACTACTACCTCAACCTGACCGGCATATCCCTCGGCGCGAAGGCACTGTCCATCTCGCCAAACGCCTTCTCCCTGAAAGCCGACGGCACAGGCGGCCTCATCATCGACTCCGGCACGACCATCACCTCGCTGGTAAACGCCGCGTACCAGCAGGTCCGCGCCGCGGTGCAGTCCCTGGTGACGCTGCCCACGACCGACGGGTCGGACTCCACGGGGCTCGACCTGTGCTACGCGCTGCCGACTCCGACGTCGGCGCCACCGGCCATGCCGAGCATGACGCTCCACTTTGACGGCGCGGACATGGTGCTCCCCGCGGACAGCTACATGATCTCGGGATCCGGCGTGTGGTGCCTGGCCATGCGGAACCAGACGGACGGCGCCATGAGCACGTTCGGAAACTACCAGCAGCAGAACATGCACATCCTCTACGACGTCCGGAAGGAGATGCTGTCGTTTGCTCCGGCCAAGTGCAGCACTCTTTGA